One genomic region from Gadus morhua chromosome 9, gadMor3.0, whole genome shotgun sequence encodes:
- the cdk10 gene encoding cyclin-dependent kinase 10 isoform X1, which translates to MDNVGDDEPDPIRLKSIKNNKTFTVPQSDRFGTCRSVKEFEKFNRIGEGTYGIVYRARDTRSDEIVALKKVRMDKEKDGIPISSLREITLLLRLRHVNIVELKEVVVGSQLESLFLVMSYCEQDLASLLENMQTPFSEAQVKCIVLQLLRGLEYLHHNFMLHRDLKVSNLLMTDKGCVKIADFGLARVYGIPVQPMTPRVVTLWYRAPELLLGTKTQTTALDMWAVGCIVAELLAHKPLLPGGSEIQQVDLIVQLLGTPNDNIWPGFSRLPLVGQYSLRKQPYNNLKNKFTWLSEAGHRLLNLLFMYNPQRRATAKDCLDSSYFKEKPLPCEPELMPTFPHHRNKRAAPRVESRPKRSKV; encoded by the exons ATGGATAATGTTGGAGATGATGAACCGGATCCCATTAGGCTCAAATCGATCAAGAACAATAAAACATTTACCGTGCCACAAAGTGATAGG TTTGGGACCTGCCGAAGTGTCAAAGAGTTTGAGAAATTCAACCGAATTGGGGAAGGGACCTATGGTATTGTGT ACCGAGCTCGAGACACCAGGTCTGATGAGATTGTAGCGTTGAAGAAGGTCCGCATGGACAAAGAGAAAGATG GCATTCCCATCAGCAGCCTCCGTGAGATCACCTTACTGCTGAGACTGAGGCATGTCAACATAgtggagctgaaggaggtggTCGTAGGGAGTCAGTTGGAGAG CCTGTTCCTGGTGATGAGTTACTGTGAGCAGGACCTGGCCAGTTTACTTGAGAACATGCAGACACCCTTCTCAGAGGCCCAG gtcAAGTGTATAGTGCTTCAGTTGCTACGAGGCCTGGAGTATCTTCACCATAACTTCATGTTGCACAG GGACCTGAAGGTTTCTAATTTACTGATGACCGACAAGGGATGCGTCAAGATAG CTGATTTTGGTTTGGCCCGCGTGTACGGTATCCCTGTACAGCCGATGACCCCCCGAGTGGTGACACTATG gTATAGAGCCCCAGAGCTCCTTCTCgggacaaaaacacagacaactGCACTAGATATGTG GGCAGTGGGCTGTATCGTGGCTGAGCTGCTGGCCCACAAGCCCCTGCTGCCTGGAGGCTCAGAGATCCAGCAGGTGGACCTCATCGTCCAGCTACTGGGAACGCCCAATGACAACATCTGGCCT GGTTTCTCCCGGCTTCCTCTGGTTGGTCAGTATAGTCTGAGGAAGCAGCCCTACAACAACCTGAAAAACAAATTCACCTGGCTGTCGGAAGCCGGCCACAGACTGCTCAACCTTCTCTTCATGTACAATCCCCAGCGCAG AGCAACTGCCAAAGATTGCTTGGATAGTTCTTATTTTAAGGAGAAACCTCTAC CATGTGAACCCGAACTGATGCCAACCTTCCCACACCACCGCAACAAGCGTGCGGCACCTCGCGTAGAGAGCCGTCCCAAACGAAGCAAGGTGTGA
- the cdk10 gene encoding cyclin-dependent kinase 10 isoform X2, with product MDKEKDGIPISSLREITLLLRLRHVNIVELKEVVVGSQLESLFLVMSYCEQDLASLLENMQTPFSEAQVKCIVLQLLRGLEYLHHNFMLHRDLKVSNLLMTDKGCVKIADFGLARVYGIPVQPMTPRVVTLWYRAPELLLGTKTQTTALDMWAVGCIVAELLAHKPLLPGGSEIQQVDLIVQLLGTPNDNIWPGFSRLPLVGQYSLRKQPYNNLKNKFTWLSEAGHRLLNLLFMYNPQRRATAKDCLDSSYFKEKPLPCEPELMPTFPHHRNKRAAPRVESRPKRSKV from the exons ATGGACAAAGAGAAAGATG GCATTCCCATCAGCAGCCTCCGTGAGATCACCTTACTGCTGAGACTGAGGCATGTCAACATAgtggagctgaaggaggtggTCGTAGGGAGTCAGTTGGAGAG CCTGTTCCTGGTGATGAGTTACTGTGAGCAGGACCTGGCCAGTTTACTTGAGAACATGCAGACACCCTTCTCAGAGGCCCAG gtcAAGTGTATAGTGCTTCAGTTGCTACGAGGCCTGGAGTATCTTCACCATAACTTCATGTTGCACAG GGACCTGAAGGTTTCTAATTTACTGATGACCGACAAGGGATGCGTCAAGATAG CTGATTTTGGTTTGGCCCGCGTGTACGGTATCCCTGTACAGCCGATGACCCCCCGAGTGGTGACACTATG gTATAGAGCCCCAGAGCTCCTTCTCgggacaaaaacacagacaactGCACTAGATATGTG GGCAGTGGGCTGTATCGTGGCTGAGCTGCTGGCCCACAAGCCCCTGCTGCCTGGAGGCTCAGAGATCCAGCAGGTGGACCTCATCGTCCAGCTACTGGGAACGCCCAATGACAACATCTGGCCT GGTTTCTCCCGGCTTCCTCTGGTTGGTCAGTATAGTCTGAGGAAGCAGCCCTACAACAACCTGAAAAACAAATTCACCTGGCTGTCGGAAGCCGGCCACAGACTGCTCAACCTTCTCTTCATGTACAATCCCCAGCGCAG AGCAACTGCCAAAGATTGCTTGGATAGTTCTTATTTTAAGGAGAAACCTCTAC CATGTGAACCCGAACTGATGCCAACCTTCCCACACCACCGCAACAAGCGTGCGGCACCTCGCGTAGAGAGCCGTCCCAAACGAAGCAAGGTGTGA